The Fibrobacter sp. UWB4 genome includes a window with the following:
- a CDS encoding YihY/virulence factor BrkB family protein: MPHWWKNFSWEWLFDHIAARSPTFVKIMVVTGKSFLYYHGMTRAASLTYTTLVAVVPLLIMLTSITLAVGFGNFISDYLPIVIDMLNLDWPTEQIMDIVENAEHIPIRKLGFIGAGGLFVTFILAFGSLETNFNVVWENKTSRTLVRQIKVYTPFLLIGAVVVGMFAGFVNHVQKVLSVIIVDGFHFSPEVIKALISAFWFSTFHAAVILVIFLMFYALPARPGGHKLYTRKKLFLASFLSALISWLAINIYVKILMLIQTAMVTRMSIFYGSLAFIPLFLFLLFGVWSIILCGNSLVWTICHWPAVSTKSWRWEGNTDGL, encoded by the coding sequence ATGCCGCATTGGTGGAAAAATTTTTCGTGGGAATGGTTGTTCGATCACATCGCAGCACGTTCTCCGACATTTGTAAAAATTATGGTTGTCACGGGTAAATCATTCCTGTATTATCATGGAATGACCCGAGCAGCGTCTTTGACATACACGACTCTAGTGGCAGTTGTTCCACTGCTCATTATGCTCACCTCCATTACGCTTGCCGTTGGATTCGGAAACTTCATCTCGGATTACCTCCCCATCGTCATCGACATGCTCAACCTGGACTGGCCAACAGAGCAGATCATGGATATTGTGGAGAACGCAGAGCACATCCCCATACGGAAGCTCGGATTTATCGGTGCCGGCGGTCTTTTTGTGACATTCATCCTCGCATTCGGAAGCCTCGAAACGAACTTCAACGTGGTCTGGGAAAACAAGACCTCCAGAACGCTGGTGCGCCAAATCAAGGTTTACACGCCGTTTCTCCTCATCGGGGCTGTCGTCGTCGGAATGTTCGCAGGCTTCGTGAACCACGTCCAGAAAGTGCTTTCGGTCATCATCGTCGATGGGTTCCATTTTTCGCCAGAAGTCATCAAGGCTTTAATTTCTGCGTTCTGGTTCTCGACATTCCACGCCGCAGTCATCCTAGTCATCTTCCTCATGTTTTACGCCCTCCCGGCACGTCCAGGTGGACACAAGCTCTACACGCGTAAAAAGCTGTTTTTGGCATCGTTTTTATCGGCACTGATTTCGTGGCTTGCCATCAACATTTACGTAAAGATACTGATGCTCATCCAGACTGCGATGGTCACACGCATGTCCATTTTCTACGGTTCACTAGCATTTATTCCACTATTCCTCTTCTTGCTCTTTGGCGTCTGGTCTATCATTTTGTGCGGCAACAGTCTCGTGTGGACCATCTGCCACTGGCCAGCCGTTAGCACAAAGAGCTGGAGATGGGAAGGCAATACGGACGGACTATGA
- a CDS encoding PD-(D/E)XK nuclease family transposase codes for MIVNIKSFDELDITDPIMFGLVFSNKHIAKPFIEHLLGVKIDHLETPIPEAVLSIDAEHKGVRYDVYARETNENGETIRSFDLEMQMVDTKELPQRARYYQSVGDGVALSKGEYYTSLKEQYIIFLCTVDIFGRGFPVYHFENRAREDFSVTLNDRTFKNFYNFNKYEEFTNPVVKAYMKYFATRNADSRETETINDQVSFYKADTLIRNKYMTFEFDLHESKEEGKAEAKLEMVDAMLANPKFTDEDIASISGFPKEEIQKRRMQH; via the coding sequence ATGATTGTGAACATAAAGTCTTTTGACGAGCTTGACATTACCGACCCAATTATGTTCGGACTCGTTTTTAGCAATAAACACATTGCAAAACCATTTATCGAACATTTGCTTGGTGTCAAAATCGATCACCTGGAGACCCCTATTCCTGAAGCTGTTTTAAGCATCGATGCTGAACATAAGGGTGTCCGCTACGATGTTTATGCTCGTGAAACGAATGAAAATGGTGAAACGATCCGTTCTTTTGATTTGGAAATGCAGATGGTCGATACAAAGGAACTTCCGCAGCGAGCCAGATACTACCAAAGCGTAGGCGATGGTGTTGCTCTTTCTAAAGGTGAATATTACACTAGCCTCAAGGAACAATACATCATTTTCCTTTGTACCGTGGACATCTTTGGGCGAGGATTCCCTGTCTATCATTTCGAAAACAGGGCACGCGAAGATTTTAGTGTAACTTTAAATGATCGCACTTTCAAAAATTTTTATAATTTTAATAAATACGAGGAGTTCACAAATCCAGTCGTAAAAGCGTATATGAAGTATTTTGCGACTAGAAATGCTGATTCACGCGAAACAGAAACCATTAACGATCAGGTGTCCTTTTACAAAGCCGACACTCTCATAAGGAACAAGTATATGACTTTCGAATTTGACCTTCATGAAAGCAAGGAAGAGGGAAAAGCAGAGGCCAAACTCGAAATGGTCGATGCGATGCTCGCCAATCCTAAGTTTACCGATGAAGATATTGCCTCCATTTCTGGTTTTCCGAAAGAAGAAATCCAGAAGCGCAGAATGCAGCACTAA
- a CDS encoding TIGR02147 family protein → MINIFEYLNYREFLKDAYEERHASDWRFSHRFIAEKAGFDSSMFNKILQGKRNLTDRMVEVFANIFCSDDREKSYFANMVSFNQAKTHTESRQFLEKLVASKECKVENLAKDQFEYFDHWYHAVVRELVTFYPYVGDDAALGLMVRPPISASQVKSSIALLERLSMIKKNEQTGFYEQTQGLVSSGFESYSTAVNAYIQQNLDVAQTAMDRFERDERNLSTLAFGCDEATYKELVEMVRRFRREVLSKVQSCEKPNRVFQLGMQLFPLSDPYPPPQRRGRKRRIRGAELQQSREPAEVQGGDHEN, encoded by the coding sequence ATGATCAATATTTTTGAATATCTGAATTACCGCGAATTTTTGAAGGACGCTTATGAAGAGCGCCATGCAAGCGACTGGCGTTTTAGCCATCGTTTTATTGCCGAAAAAGCGGGTTTTGATTCATCGATGTTCAATAAGATTTTGCAGGGCAAGCGCAACTTGACCGACCGGATGGTTGAAGTCTTTGCGAATATTTTTTGCAGTGACGATCGTGAAAAGTCTTACTTTGCGAACATGGTCTCGTTCAACCAGGCAAAAACGCATACGGAAAGCCGCCAGTTTTTGGAGAAGCTTGTGGCGTCCAAGGAATGCAAGGTCGAAAACTTGGCGAAGGACCAGTTTGAATATTTTGACCATTGGTACCACGCTGTTGTTCGTGAACTTGTGACCTTTTACCCGTATGTGGGCGACGATGCGGCGTTGGGCCTTATGGTGCGCCCGCCGATTTCTGCAAGCCAGGTGAAGTCTTCGATTGCGCTCTTGGAACGCCTTTCGATGATCAAGAAAAATGAGCAAACTGGTTTTTATGAACAAACGCAAGGGCTTGTTTCAAGTGGCTTTGAATCTTATAGTACCGCTGTGAATGCGTACATCCAGCAGAACTTGGACGTGGCGCAAACGGCGATGGACCGTTTTGAGCGTGATGAACGCAATCTTTCGACGCTCGCGTTTGGCTGCGATGAAGCGACCTATAAAGAGCTTGTCGAAATGGTGCGCAGGTTCCGTCGCGAAGTGCTTTCTAAAGTCCAGTCGTGTGAAAAGCCGAATCGCGTATTCCAGCTTGGCATGCAACTTTTCCCGCTTTCAGACCCGTATCCGCCACCGCAGAGGCGAGGGCGCAAGCGTCGCATTCGCGGTGCTGAATTGCAACAATCTCGCGAACCTGCCGAAGTTCAAGGGGGCGATCATGAAAACTAG
- a CDS encoding GDSL-type esterase/lipase family protein — MNKFIKFFLAAAVFAGVAVSDSTSFTIHVVGDSTVCTYKDNAYPQTGWGQVIGYFFDGARVKVNNAAIGGRSSRTFIEEGRLDGVIAAAQKGDYLFVQFGHNDRDYSKAARYVEPSQFPGYIQKYVDAGQKKGMNVVLISPMNLNGSRNVFSTGSNNYDARGMMQTVAKNNKIPFVDLNMKSYNTYNTTYKSMPDYVTRYLYKSLQKGEYPNYPDGVSDGTTHFQEMGSMGHAQMICEELEENLKSNTNLSADAKAALTTLVASIKKRYTIKVKTNLSNYNGLITQTQYFPAGSPMTLRVTPNGQTFEKWVDDDCNEISKNMIYYGFKTKARDITYTAMFKGGSACTPTSHGSEDTYSSGAGESSSSSGPIEAVELDESLCSLDAGTDAWPSVIETYQPEIADGFSEDNHENFTGKGFFNFDNSSYSKATYLVTSDQSAEKARVMIRYSFAGTANRNMNITIDNGTYDVVFKPTASWDVWDTVYIDDVWVDALDFKVTFQSATADGGPNIDMFAFDMANVYRTGCKAAREKQHGPVSIASKKITTKPRSNGITVNALGQKVRNVRDQSDLRNLPKGNYFRY; from the coding sequence ATGAATAAGTTTATTAAATTCTTTCTTGCTGCCGCTGTTTTTGCGGGTGTCGCCGTGAGCGATTCTACGAGCTTCACGATTCATGTCGTTGGCGATTCCACGGTCTGTACTTACAAGGATAACGCTTACCCGCAAACGGGCTGGGGCCAAGTTATTGGTTATTTCTTCGATGGTGCTCGCGTCAAGGTGAATAACGCTGCTATCGGAGGGCGCAGTTCTAGAACGTTTATTGAAGAAGGTCGCTTGGACGGCGTGATTGCCGCTGCGCAAAAGGGCGATTATCTCTTTGTGCAGTTTGGACACAATGACCGCGACTACAGCAAGGCGGCTCGCTATGTGGAACCTTCGCAGTTCCCGGGATACATTCAGAAGTATGTAGATGCCGGTCAAAAGAAGGGCATGAATGTTGTCCTGATTTCGCCGATGAACTTGAACGGAAGCCGCAACGTGTTCTCGACGGGTAGCAATAATTACGATGCCCGAGGCATGATGCAGACGGTCGCCAAGAACAACAAGATTCCGTTTGTCGATTTGAACATGAAGTCGTACAACACGTACAATACGACGTATAAATCGATGCCGGATTATGTGACGCGATACTTGTACAAGTCTTTGCAGAAGGGCGAGTATCCGAATTACCCCGATGGCGTGAGCGATGGTACAACGCATTTCCAGGAAATGGGTTCGATGGGCCATGCACAAATGATCTGCGAAGAACTCGAAGAAAATCTCAAGTCCAACACGAATCTCTCTGCCGATGCAAAGGCTGCGCTCACGACGCTTGTGGCGAGCATCAAGAAACGTTACACCATCAAGGTCAAGACGAACCTCTCGAATTACAATGGCCTCATTACGCAGACGCAGTATTTCCCGGCGGGTTCCCCGATGACGCTTCGCGTGACGCCGAACGGCCAGACGTTTGAAAAGTGGGTCGATGACGATTGCAACGAAATCTCGAAGAATATGATTTATTACGGCTTCAAGACGAAGGCTCGCGATATTACTTACACGGCGATGTTCAAGGGTGGTTCCGCTTGTACGCCGACATCTCATGGCTCCGAAGATACTTACAGTTCGGGGGCTGGTGAGTCTAGCAGTTCAAGCGGGCCGATTGAAGCAGTCGAACTCGACGAATCGCTTTGTTCGCTTGATGCTGGCACGGATGCCTGGCCTTCTGTGATTGAAACGTATCAGCCGGAGATTGCGGATGGTTTTTCGGAAGACAATCATGAAAACTTTACCGGCAAGGGTTTCTTTAACTTTGACAATTCCTCCTACAGCAAGGCGACATATTTGGTGACGTCGGACCAGTCGGCTGAAAAGGCCCGCGTGATGATCCGCTATTCTTTTGCTGGAACGGCGAATCGCAACATGAATATCACGATTGATAATGGCACATATGATGTCGTGTTTAAGCCGACAGCTTCTTGGGATGTCTGGGATACGGTCTATATTGATGATGTGTGGGTGGATGCCCTGGATTTCAAGGTGACGTTCCAGTCCGCTACGGCTGATGGTGGCCCGAATATCGACATGTTTGCGTTTGATATGGCGAATGTTTACCGCACGGGTTGCAAGGCGGCAAGGGAAAAACAGCATGGACCTGTTTCGATTGCATCGAAAAAGATTACGACAAAGCCGCGTTCCAATGGCATCACGGTTAATGCGCTTGGCCAGAAAGTGCGAAATGTACGCGACCAGTCGGACTTGCGAAACCTCCCCAAGGGCAACTACTTCCGCTATTAA
- a CDS encoding GDSL-type esterase/lipase family protein translates to MNMFSKVWQCAVAASMIAAPLAMAKVTIYLCGDSTMQDWADGYYPKQGQGQDFHYWFDVNKAAVVNRGQGGMSLGGGGKDKKGNTAVGYYDMFFKKGCSNGGCIADKLQAGDYVVVQFGINDVNYSTEDFFASNMKKLVSDVRAKGAYPIIMSPIRRLYYDSPTQIHNSYRGYPALNQSLATELNVPFIDMSEMVANYMISVGERYSAQFIFNYATKSEYSNLGSDQTDQVHLQMNGANAFGRIITEQMRAHKDPIVKKLGDYMAPMYQVDVKVSPEGAAEATSLSAYYPKGMTVMLKTIPKSGKKFLGWYDGNGNKVGAPSRSNVKSPYIHTFVMGSASTQFTAVYEGGTAQKYTGDGKALTAFPTTTPKSLDDVTFEPFTPIGGSTEDSVKVDKNIKKFFDAYTPDVAGIGWSQNEWTGFTGEGYYNLDNTKESYAGYKMKFPGAGYVTLGVRYANGGTSDRMFNAYLDHDYYVSAPPTGGWDKWDTAYVVMDAPQGEALLKFMSLTSDGAPNLDAFGFNLDGVCRVGADCATISLHAGAERVETRLRGNLLSLAERANVSVFDMNGSLVMRKSIDAGEVDLSTLVRANGLYRVMVQQGRKKLVATFAKVR, encoded by the coding sequence ATGAATATGTTTTCTAAGGTTTGGCAATGTGCTGTTGCGGCATCGATGATTGCGGCCCCGCTTGCGATGGCTAAGGTCACCATTTATTTGTGCGGTGACTCGACGATGCAGGACTGGGCTGATGGTTATTATCCCAAACAGGGCCAGGGCCAGGATTTTCATTACTGGTTCGATGTAAACAAGGCGGCAGTGGTGAACCGTGGACAGGGCGGCATGTCGCTTGGTGGCGGCGGTAAGGACAAAAAGGGTAACACCGCGGTCGGCTATTACGACATGTTCTTTAAGAAGGGCTGCTCCAATGGTGGTTGCATTGCGGACAAGTTGCAGGCTGGCGACTATGTCGTTGTCCAGTTCGGTATTAACGACGTGAACTACAGCACGGAAGACTTCTTTGCCTCCAACATGAAAAAGCTTGTGAGCGATGTCAGGGCGAAAGGCGCTTATCCGATTATCATGAGCCCGATTCGTCGCTTGTACTATGATTCTCCGACGCAGATCCATAACAGCTATCGTGGCTACCCGGCTCTTAACCAGAGCCTTGCAACGGAATTGAACGTTCCGTTTATCGATATGAGCGAAATGGTCGCGAACTACATGATTTCTGTGGGCGAACGCTATTCGGCACAGTTTATCTTCAACTATGCTACAAAATCTGAATATAGCAACTTGGGCAGTGACCAGACGGACCAGGTGCATTTACAGATGAACGGTGCGAATGCCTTTGGACGTATCATTACAGAACAGATGCGCGCCCACAAGGATCCGATTGTGAAAAAACTTGGCGACTACATGGCGCCTATGTACCAGGTAGATGTCAAGGTGAGCCCGGAAGGCGCTGCCGAAGCGACTTCTCTTAGCGCTTACTACCCGAAGGGCATGACGGTTATGCTCAAGACCATTCCGAAGTCCGGCAAAAAGTTCTTGGGCTGGTATGACGGTAACGGCAACAAGGTCGGCGCCCCGAGCCGCTCCAATGTAAAGTCTCCGTACATCCACACGTTTGTCATGGGTTCTGCATCGACGCAGTTCACTGCAGTGTATGAAGGCGGTACCGCTCAGAAGTACACGGGCGATGGCAAGGCTTTGACCGCATTCCCGACAACGACCCCGAAGAGCCTTGACGATGTGACGTTTGAACCGTTTACGCCGATTGGTGGCAGCACGGAAGACAGTGTGAAGGTTGATAAAAATATCAAGAAGTTCTTTGATGCCTATACTCCTGATGTAGCGGGAATTGGATGGTCTCAGAACGAGTGGACCGGATTTACTGGCGAGGGTTACTACAATCTGGATAACACCAAGGAATCTTATGCCGGTTACAAGATGAAGTTCCCCGGAGCTGGCTATGTGACGCTTGGTGTTCGTTATGCTAATGGTGGCACGAGCGACCGCATGTTTAATGCGTACCTCGATCACGATTATTATGTGAGTGCGCCTCCGACTGGCGGCTGGGATAAGTGGGATACCGCTTATGTAGTGATGGATGCTCCGCAAGGTGAAGCTCTTCTCAAGTTCATGTCGCTTACATCCGATGGTGCGCCGAACCTTGATGCGTTTGGCTTTAACTTGGACGGTGTTTGCCGTGTGGGCGCTGACTGTGCAACGATTTCATTGCATGCTGGTGCCGAGCGTGTGGAAACTAGGCTTCGTGGAAATTTGCTCTCGCTTGCAGAGCGTGCAAACGTAAGCGTGTTCGATATGAATGGTAGCCTTGTTATGCGTAAATCTATTGATGCTGGCGAAGTTGATTTGTCAACGCTTGTACGTGCAAATGGACTTTACCGCGTGATGGTCCAGCAGGGAAGAAAAAAACTAGTCGCAACATTCGCGAAGGTAAGGTAG
- a CDS encoding carbohydrate-binding protein: MGYNRNFRVILASSLLAAGLAVPSFAAPRQMENLTRGLVASNVGKGMLVSWRLLGTDDPATEFNLYRDGKKIASVAKNAGTNYLDAAGSTTSKYTVAAVVDGKEQSQIAQSLVLDKTVSNSGKSFPYKTLKLEVPAAQTMPDGEKCTYTPNDMSAADLDGDGEYELILKWDPSNAHDNSQTGYTGTVFIDAYKLDGTRLWRIDLGKNIRAGAHYTQFQVFDYDGDGKAEMIVKTADGTIDGTGKAIGDKSKDYRDASGLVLKGPEYLTVFRGVDGAAVSTIEYTPSRDINQHVKGKDAHGYWGDNYGNRCERYLAATGYLDGVHPSAIFARGYYSSAYVAAYDFDGKNLKLRWLHKSEYPGQGLYGEGNHSLQAVDLDGDGYDEIFFGAAALNHDGTLRYRTGLGHGDAHHIGDLDPDLPGLESWDVHEHKDAKYTEEMRANDGKIIWGTPQPSAEGVDNGRGMAADVDSEYRGYEMWSAKGGGMKTAKGKLIGTPAVSQNFRIYFDGDEYDELLDGAFVTKFNSTSKKSETYFDGPSALGVTGCNGTKNTPSLVADLFGDWREELVVRSDKDPSTMYIVSTPVESKLRVYTLMHDATYRTAVASENTAYNQPPHLGYYLPDMVKSLKQPDIYVVGKSVEIPVDTTPVVNDGKSTMDASKPKEGAGWTEKDNEGYLENGYYNFENTLSSYGVWEIFSQKDARTTLTIRYANGGTSDRDMALSMNGKSAGTVSFPATGWTTYKEAKIDVYLKMGVNTLRLSSMTSDGGPNVDMFTFGIDGVELYDGTQVVPPISIVPQTFRSGVIFNVTTGTLFTPCAGFAEVYFYDMSGAVRMGISKNVTAGVNEFAIDRDALPKGAYTVKVKLDGKFVQKGVFNN, translated from the coding sequence ATGGGATATAACCGTAATTTTAGGGTGATTCTTGCAAGTTCGCTGTTGGCTGCGGGCTTGGCTGTTCCTTCTTTTGCCGCGCCGCGTCAAATGGAAAACTTGACGCGCGGTCTTGTGGCGTCGAATGTGGGCAAGGGTATGCTTGTTAGCTGGCGCTTGCTGGGAACAGATGATCCGGCGACGGAATTCAATCTTTACCGCGATGGAAAAAAGATTGCTTCGGTTGCGAAAAATGCGGGTACGAATTATTTAGATGCTGCCGGCTCGACGACTTCCAAGTACACGGTGGCTGCCGTGGTCGATGGCAAGGAACAGTCTCAAATTGCACAGTCGCTGGTTTTGGATAAAACGGTCTCGAATAGCGGAAAATCCTTCCCGTACAAGACTCTCAAGCTTGAAGTTCCTGCGGCGCAGACAATGCCCGATGGCGAAAAGTGCACTTACACTCCTAACGACATGAGCGCTGCCGACCTCGATGGCGACGGCGAATATGAACTCATTTTGAAGTGGGATCCGTCTAATGCTCACGATAACTCGCAAACGGGTTATACGGGTACGGTGTTCATTGATGCTTACAAGCTCGATGGCACACGCCTCTGGCGCATTGACCTGGGCAAGAACATCCGCGCGGGCGCTCATTACACGCAGTTCCAGGTTTTTGACTACGATGGTGACGGCAAGGCCGAAATGATCGTGAAAACCGCCGACGGTACGATTGACGGTACGGGCAAGGCGATTGGCGACAAGTCCAAGGACTATCGCGATGCTAGCGGCTTGGTTCTCAAGGGTCCTGAATACTTGACTGTGTTTCGCGGTGTTGACGGAGCTGCTGTTTCGACGATTGAATACACGCCGAGTCGCGATATCAACCAGCATGTGAAGGGCAAGGATGCCCATGGTTACTGGGGTGATAACTACGGTAACCGTTGCGAACGTTACCTGGCGGCAACGGGCTATCTGGATGGAGTTCATCCGAGTGCCATTTTTGCGCGTGGTTATTACAGCTCTGCTTATGTGGCTGCATACGATTTCGACGGAAAGAACTTGAAGCTCCGCTGGCTCCACAAGTCAGAATATCCGGGTCAGGGCCTCTATGGTGAAGGCAACCACAGCCTTCAGGCGGTGGACCTTGATGGCGACGGCTATGACGAAATCTTCTTCGGTGCAGCAGCCTTGAATCATGATGGTACACTGCGTTACCGCACAGGCCTTGGCCATGGCGATGCCCATCACATCGGTGATCTGGATCCGGATCTTCCGGGTCTTGAATCCTGGGACGTGCACGAACACAAGGATGCCAAGTATACCGAAGAAATGCGCGCCAATGATGGCAAGATTATTTGGGGCACTCCGCAGCCATCTGCCGAAGGTGTCGATAATGGTCGTGGCATGGCTGCAGACGTTGATTCTGAATATCGTGGCTATGAAATGTGGTCTGCAAAGGGCGGTGGAATGAAGACTGCTAAGGGCAAACTCATTGGAACGCCTGCAGTGTCTCAGAACTTCCGCATTTATTTTGACGGCGATGAGTATGATGAACTCTTGGACGGCGCTTTTGTGACCAAGTTCAATTCTACGTCGAAAAAATCCGAAACTTATTTCGATGGTCCATCTGCCCTCGGTGTTACCGGTTGCAATGGAACGAAGAATACTCCTAGCCTCGTTGCAGACCTCTTTGGCGACTGGCGCGAAGAACTCGTGGTGCGTTCCGACAAGGATCCCTCGACTATGTACATTGTTTCGACTCCGGTGGAAAGCAAGCTTCGCGTTTATACGTTGATGCACGATGCCACGTACCGCACTGCTGTTGCCTCTGAAAATACGGCTTACAACCAGCCGCCGCATTTGGGCTACTATCTGCCGGACATGGTCAAGTCGCTCAAGCAGCCGGATATTTACGTTGTTGGCAAAAGCGTTGAAATCCCGGTCGATACGACTCCTGTCGTGAACGATGGCAAGTCAACGATGGATGCGTCCAAGCCGAAGGAAGGCGCTGGCTGGACCGAAAAGGATAATGAGGGCTATCTCGAAAATGGCTACTACAATTTCGAAAATACGCTCTCTAGCTATGGCGTCTGGGAAATCTTCTCGCAAAAAGATGCCAGAACGACGCTTACGATTCGTTATGCAAATGGCGGAACGAGTGACCGTGACATGGCTCTCAGCATGAATGGCAAGTCTGCGGGAACGGTGAGCTTCCCGGCTACAGGCTGGACAACGTATAAAGAAGCAAAAATTGATGTGTATTTGAAGATGGGTGTCAACACGCTCAGGCTCTCTTCGATGACGAGTGACGGCGGCCCGAATGTCGATATGTTCACGTTCGGCATTGATGGCGTGGAACTTTACGATGGTACGCAAGTTGTTCCGCCGATTTCGATTGTGCCGCAGACGTTCAGGAGTGGTGTAATCTTCAATGTGACGACTGGAACTTTGTTCACTCCGTGTGCCGGTTTTGCAGAAGTCTATTTCTATGATATGTCGGGTGCAGTGCGTATGGGCATTTCGAAGAATGTGACTGCTGGCGTGAATGAATTTGCCATCGACCGTGATGCGCTCCCGAAGGGTGCCTACACTGTGAAGGTAAAACTGGATGGTAAGTTTGTTCAGAAAGGTGTGTTTAATAATTAA